One region of Cydia fagiglandana chromosome 17, ilCydFagi1.1, whole genome shotgun sequence genomic DNA includes:
- the LOC134672951 gene encoding zinc finger-containing ubiquitin peptidase 1-like translates to MMRSHTLEAHVAGRPSCPFCDCSVPPPQLPGHVQRAHLHYLTPERELMAFIDDQSPGYDEDSKMTTTDSCSYTTPGSVNGWHSPESASFHNGAISKNHHNGFQEKEFEERSPKNINLTNGLKNINTSNGVIPKKLSREGSREREMVNGHDKKSSSPSHNSGSYEGSPNKNKLTMASAGQGSPLRSQLALKLKPNTPKKSVPTPSPTVQCLLCDFTSTCPRKLEEHINRAHFDLTSPSVMGNANSNTATLGNPTLTLDNPTLTLDNPTNTLDNPTLAYSAMAMSPGPHSSSYQCPICEREFTNGSDVEMHVNVEHRDILSPQKADQVDNASCDDVVMMEESPVSNCPVCCQPLPLSQHELIQHIEEHFERGEECGAALSAAEREQQRNREEHEFQMLRQQYGMEEDEEGYTNRASNSLKRAVYSGALSVAGYYERSVGLRRASASGLDTGSSRTSGILERITVLNAQNQSIVKTYLCSAVDHYASTYGDRGWGCGYRNMQMLLSSLMRNPEYSKLLSCMTEQDGECAPSIPRLQLLVERAWQMGFDTQGSEQLGCKLHNTRKWIGACEVVTVLSSLRIRCQLIDFHKPTSPDGGHPALFDWVLRYFTEDPNGFKAPLYLQHQGHSRTIIGYEKHKDGKATLLVLDPSHSPAQVRQVLLGSMCACAAALRLLRRGSPALRARQYQLLAVTGVMRDQHEYEASKVLQSVRIP, encoded by the exons ATGATGCGCTCCCACACTCTAGAGGCCCACGTCGCAGGGCGCCCCTCCTGCCCCTTCTGCGACTGCTCCGTGCCCCCACCACAG CTACCAGGTCACGTGCAGAGGGCACATCTACACTACCTCACGCCGGAGAGGGAGCTTATGGCGTTCATAGATGACCAGAGTCCTGG gTACGACGAAGACTCGAAGATGACGACAACAGACAGCTGCAGTTACACCACTCCTGGCTCCGTGAACGGCTGGCATAGCCCTGAGTCTGCTTCATTTCATAATGGTGCCATCTCCAAGAACCATCACAACGGGTTTCAG GAGAAAGAGTTCGAAGAGAGGTCCCCAAAGAACATCAACTTGACCAACGGCTTGAAGAACATCAACACAAGCAACGGGGTTATCCCAAAGAAGCTGAGTCGGGAAGGCTCCAGAGAACGGGAGATGGTCAACGGGCATGACAAAAAAA GTTCCAGTCCAAGCCACAATTCTGGAAGTTATGAAGGATCACCAAACAAGAATAAG TTGACAATGGCAAGTGCAGGTCAAGGTTCTCCGCTGAGATCACAATTAGCATTAAAACTGAAACCTAACACACCCAAAAAGTCAGTGCCCACTCCAAGCCCTACAGTTCAG TGCCTCCTCTGCGATTTCACATCAACATGCCCAAGAAAGTTGGAAGAACATATCAATCGCGCTCACTTCGACCTGACCTCTCCTTCTGTGATGGGGaacgcaaacagcaacacagcGACCCTGGGGAACCCGACATTAACCCTGGACAACCCGACTTTAACCTTGGACAATCCTACGAACACGTTGGACAACCCGACGTTAGCGTACAGTGCGATGGCGATGTCACCGGGGCCTCATAGCTCGTCGTACCAGTGTCCGATCTGCGAGAGAGAGTTCACAAATGGTTCCGATGTGGAAATGCATGTTAATGTGGAGCATAGGGATATTTTGAGTCCGCAGAAAGCA GACCAAGTGGACAATGCCTCCTGTGATGATGTAGTCATGATGGAAGAGAGTCCAGTGAGTAACTGCCCTGTCTGCTGCCAACCATTGCCACTGTCTCAACATGAGCTG ATTCAACACATAGAAGAACATTTCGAGCGCGGCGAGGAGTGCGGCGCAGCGCTGAGCGCGGCGGAGCGCGAACAGCAAAGAAACAGGGAAGAGCATGAATTCCAAATGTTAagg CAACAATATGGCATGGAAGAGGATGAAGAGGGCTACACAAACCGCGCCAGCAACAGCCTGAAGCGCGCCGTGTATTCCGGAGCCCTGTCCGTAGCTGGATACTACGAGAGGAGCGTAGGCCTCCGCCGCGCTTCGGCTTCGGGCCTCGATACCGGTTCCTCAAGAACTAGTG GAATTTTGGAGAGGATAACAGTCCTGAACGCCCAAAACCAGAGCATCGTGAAGACCTATCTCTGCAGCGCCGTCGACCACTACGCGAGCACCTACGGCGACCGCGGCTGGGGATGTGGCTATAG GAATATGcagatgctcctctcctccctAATGCGGAACCCCGAATACAGCAAACTCCTCAGCTGTATGACAGAGCAGGACGGCGAATGTGCGCCTTCCATACCGCGGCTACAACTCCTAGTAGAACGGGCGTGGCAGATGGGCTTCGACACGCAG GGTTCGGAGCAGTTGGGCTGTAAACTACATAACACTCGCAAGTGGATCGGGGCCTGCGAGGTTGTCACAGTACTCTCCTCGCTAAGGATACG ATGTCAGCTGATCGATTTCCACAAACCAACGAGTCCCGACGGCGGGCACCCGGCTCTGTTCGACTGGGTGCTCCGATACTTCACCGAAGACCCCAACGGGTTCAAGGCGCCTCTATACTTGCAGCACCAAG GGCACTCTCGGACGATAATAGGGTACGAGAAGCATAAAGACGGCAAGGCCACGTTGCTGGTGCTCGACCCCTCACATTCGCCGGCACAG GTACGGCAAGTACTACTCGGCAGCATGTGCGCGTGCGCGGCCGCGCTGCGGCTGCTGCGCCGCGGCTCGCCGGCGCTGCGCGCGCGCCAGTACCAGCTGCTCGCCGTCACCGGCGTCATGCGAGACCAACACGAGTATGAA gccAGTAAAGTACTACAGTCAGTCCGAATCCCATAG